In Astatotilapia calliptera chromosome 16, fAstCal1.2, whole genome shotgun sequence, one genomic interval encodes:
- the dap1b gene encoding death-associated protein-like 1 homolog isoform X1, whose protein sequence is MVQQLPKSGAKEAARLKAGHPPAVKAGGKRVAKKGMEENATHATPEKDTRKSDKISRSLATPNRMQQVGILLTGTLDKLSHDFPETPVSVRHSKVRPAVEKSYSPRIVFIQQPRKY, encoded by the exons ATGGTGCAACAACTCCCCAAATCTGGAGCGAAGGAGGCTGCTCGGCTGAAAGCTGGCCACCCTCCGGCAG TAAAGGCCGGGGGTAAAAGGGTGGCCAAGAAAGGCATGGAAGAAAATGCCACCCATGCAACTCCAGAAAAGGACACCAGGAAGTCTGATAAAATCAG CAGGTCCCTTGCCACCCCCAACAGGATGCAACAAGTTGGCATACTTCTAACAGGAACCCTCGACAAG CTGAGCCACGACTTCCCAGAAACACCTGTGAGCGTGAGGCACAGTAAGGTGCGCCCCGCGGTGGAGAAGTCGTACTCCCCTCGGATCGTTTTCATCCAGCAGCCGAGGAAGTATTGA
- the dap1b gene encoding death-associated protein-like 1 homolog isoform X2, producing MVQQLPKSGAKEAARLKAGHPPAVKAGGKRVAKKGMEENATHATPEKDTRKSDKIRSLATPNRMQQVGILLTGTLDKLSHDFPETPVSVRHSKVRPAVEKSYSPRIVFIQQPRKY from the exons ATGGTGCAACAACTCCCCAAATCTGGAGCGAAGGAGGCTGCTCGGCTGAAAGCTGGCCACCCTCCGGCAG TAAAGGCCGGGGGTAAAAGGGTGGCCAAGAAAGGCATGGAAGAAAATGCCACCCATGCAACTCCAGAAAAGGACACCAGGAAGTCTGATAAAATCAG GTCCCTTGCCACCCCCAACAGGATGCAACAAGTTGGCATACTTCTAACAGGAACCCTCGACAAG CTGAGCCACGACTTCCCAGAAACACCTGTGAGCGTGAGGCACAGTAAGGTGCGCCCCGCGGTGGAGAAGTCGTACTCCCCTCGGATCGTTTTCATCCAGCAGCCGAGGAAGTATTGA